A genomic window from Candidatus Latescibacter sp. includes:
- a CDS encoding nucleotidyltransferase family protein: MLEIESILKTHKDVLAARFHVKCIGVFGSYARNEETRGSDVDILVEFSEPVGWELFDLKDYLEEILEKPVDIVTKNALKRQLRSRILEEVRMV, translated from the coding sequence ATGCTAGAAATCGAATCCATACTAAAAACCCATAAAGACGTCCTCGCTGCACGTTTTCATGTGAAGTGCATCGGTGTTTTCGGGTCATATGCCCGCAATGAGGAGACCCGGGGAAGTGATGTGGATATTCTTGTCGAATTTTCGGAACCGGTCGGATGGGAACTTTTCGATTTGAAGGATTATCTTGAAGAAATACTCGAAAAGCCGGTGGATATAGTAACAAAAAACGCATTGAAACGGCAATTGAGGAGTAGAATACTGGAAGAAGTGCGTATGGTATGA
- a CDS encoding DUF86 domain-containing protein yields MKVWKKMIGLRNIAIHAYFGIDLEIVWRIVSTNIPDAKTEITKLLDSFHDL; encoded by the coding sequence TTGAAAGTATGGAAAAAAATGATCGGCCTGAGGAATATTGCCATTCATGCCTATTTCGGCATAGACCTCGAAATCGTTTGGAGAATTGTATCAACCAATATCCCCGATGCAAAGACTGAAATAACGAAATTGCTTGACTCTTTCCATGATCTATAA